In the genome of Drosophila pseudoobscura strain MV-25-SWS-2005 chromosome 3, UCI_Dpse_MV25, whole genome shotgun sequence, one region contains:
- the RpS23 gene encoding 40S ribosomal protein S23, protein MGKPRGLRTARKHVNHRRDQRWADKDYKKAHLGTRWKANPFGGASHAKGIVLEKVGVEAKQPNSAIRKCVRVQLIKNGKKITAFVPRDGSLNYIEENDEVLVAGFGRKGHAVGDIPGVRFKVVKVANVSLLALYKEKKERPRS, encoded by the exons GCAAACCAAGAGGTCTGCGCACAGCCAGAAAGCATGTGAACCATCGTCGCGACCAGCGTTGGGCCGACAAGGACTACAAGAAGGCTCATTTGGGCACCAGATGGAAGGCCAATCCCTTCGGCGGTGCTTCCCACGCCAAGGGTATTGTGCTCGAGAAAGT TGGCGTTGAAGCCAAACAGCCCAACTCTGCCATCCGCAAGTGCGTGAGGGTGCAGCTCATCAAGAACGGAAAGAAGATTACCGCTTTCGTGCCCCGTGACGGTAGCTTGAACTACATCGAGGAGAACGACGAAGTCCTGGTTGCCGGTTTCGGTCGTAAGGGTCACGCCGTCGGTGATATTCCCGGTGTGCGCTTCAAGGTTGTCAAGGTGGCCAACGTCTCTCTGTTGGCTCTTTACAAGGAGAAGAAGGAACGCCCAAGATCTTAA